From Carassius gibelio isolate Cgi1373 ecotype wild population from Czech Republic chromosome B23, carGib1.2-hapl.c, whole genome shotgun sequence, the proteins below share one genomic window:
- the emd gene encoding emerin (Emery-Dreifuss muscular dystrophy), translating into MTSLSGKSDKEISQLLDEYGIKHGPIVESTRKLYEKKLIEAMTKKAKPSPSDKTYYREEQEEVEYITYQPPQLSMYDGSGDVTRRSKVIGGNFAHDIPRSKLTDYRDGDLGYNNEPMISPARSSYQSSSRPGPSVSASMQRGPSSPESSRSGGVPGWLRVLVFLIIAVFLYYVYTCMEPAEETPFKSIK; encoded by the exons ATGACATCTTTAAGTGGAAAATCTGATAAGGAGATCAGTCAGCTGCTGGATGAATATGGCATTAAACATGGACCCATAGTAG AATCCACACGGAAGCTCTATGAAAAGAAACTGATTGAAGCCATGACCAAAAAAGCTAAGCCTTCCCCGTCTGACAAGACATACTACCGAGAAGaac AGGAGGAAGTGGAATATATTACCTATCAGCCC CCACAACTGAGCATGTATGATGGATCTGGTGATGT CACaaggaggtcaaaggtcatcggTGGCAATTTTGCCCATGA CATACCGAGGTCTAAGCTGACTGATTACAGAGATGGAGACCTAGGCTATAACAATGA GCCCATGATCAGCCCAGCTCGCTCGTCCTATCAGAGCTCTTCTCGGCCCGGTCCGTCAGTCTCCGCATCCATGCAGCGTGGTCCGTCCAGTCCAGAGAGCAGCAGATCTGGAGGGGTCCCGGGCTGGCTTCGTGTCCTGGTGTTTCTTATCATTGCTGTGTTTCTTTATTACGTGTACACGTGTATGGAGCCTGCAGAGGAGACCCCCTTTAAAAGCATTAAGTAG
- the haus7 gene encoding HAUS augmin-like complex subunit 7: MAGNSKEQLLSVRVYNTLQSVGCPLVDGLYLREPDSVHELLCSPSLHRTDILKWICASICPSLKEKFSTIKATQNEDLVQELARFGFEMMLCKANDQDLIKGLAPPLQQLRFLEQLLMVIQADSSINFRQNSSSCDDNVRNDDLLQELMFQDHLPDMDVLLNPVCNPWPAHIREHLIRTQSTHKKTNGKQHSKPGDIINRSDQHSRLGSHGEESLTEAMALLQSTQSTLVELHNECEFLQSHSSGSAAVLSPCALKVAISDMSQLMTAFGHIYKTDFKAYCQRSPPVLSSGAQVFQSVHQLLHTCNTELEALMQLYETSSSLTQTVRQLQTEEQYWSKGKKCTLPERMEELKNRYVAFLSLYQSKDQGLSRNLQPSAWI; the protein is encoded by the exons ATGGCGGGCAATTCAAAAGAGCAGCTGCTGTCTGTTCGAGTTTACAACACCCTTCAG AGTGTGGGCTGTCCTCTGGTGGACGGGCTGTACCTGCGGGAGCCGGACAGTGTGCACGAGCTCCTCTGCTCTCCCTCTTTACACAGGACTGATATCCTCAAGTGGATTTGCGCCAG CATTTGTCCATCCCTAAAGGAGAAGTTTTCCACAATTAAAGCAACTCAGAATGAGGATTTAGTTCAAG AACTCGCACGGTTTGGTTTTGAAATGATGTTATGTAAAGCTAACGACCAGGATTTAATCAAG GGTCTTGCACCACCATTACAGCAGCTGAGGTTTCTGGAGCAGCTTCTAATGGTCATTCAAGCAGACTCCTCCATCAACTTTAG GCAGAACTCATCCTCTTGTGATGACAATGTGAGGAACGATGATCTCCTTCAGGAACTAATGTTTCAGGATCACTTACCAGACATGGATGTGCTCCTGAATCCAGTCTGCAACCCGTGGCCTGCACATATCCGTGAACATCTAATACGCACACAGTCAACTCACAAAAAAACGAATGGAAAACAACACAGTAAACCGGGTGATATCATAAACAG GAGTGATCAACATTCCCGACTAGGAAGTCATGGAGAAGAAAGCCTGACAGAGGCCATGGCGCTGCTGCAGTCTACACAGAGCACACTAGTCGAGCTCCACAACGAG TGTGAGTTCCTGCAGTCACATTCGTCAGGTTCGGCAGCTGTTCTGTCCCCCTGTGCGCTGAAAGTGGCCATCTCAGACATGTCTCAGCTCATGACGGCTTTTGGACACATCTATAAAACAGACTTCAAGGCGTACTGCCAAAGATCCCCTCCGGTCCTCAGTTCTGGTGCTCAAGTGTTTCAGTCTGTACATCAGCTCCTGCACACCTGTAATACG GAGCTGGAGGCTCTTATGCAGCTGTATGAGACCTCATCGTCTCTCACACAAACAGTGCGACAGCTGCAGACAGAAGAGCAGTACTGGTCTAAAGGGAAGAAGTGCACACTGC cCGAACGGATGGAGGAGCTTAAGAACAGATATGTGGCTTTTCTCTCCCTTTACCAATCTAAGGACCAAGGACTAAGCAGAAATCTACAACCTTCAGCTTGGATTTAA
- the si:dkey-93l1.9 gene encoding ninjurin-1 produces the protein MEENQPLKEPGTVEAPGAGSTQRPFNMNHYATKKSAAQSMLDVALLMANSSQLKTVLHSGAQHRFYVPLIALISLSISLQVIVGLLLIFIVKYDLNDVKKQPRLNTMNDAATVFVFFTVLINIFVTALGFETGGGSVIFETALAQTRSLNFTDD, from the exons ATGGAGGAGAACCAACCTCTTAAAGAACCAGGAACGGTGGAG GCTCCTGGTGCAGGGAGCACACAGCGTCCCTTCAACATGAATCATTACGCTACTAAGAAGAGTGCAGCGCAGAGCATGTTGGATGTGGCTCTTCTGATGGCGAACTCCTCTCAGCTGAAGACAGTGCTGCATTCAGGAGCACAGCACCGCTTCTACGTTCCTCTCATCGCTCTGATCTCACTGTCTATCTCACTGCAGGTCATTGTTGGCCTCCTGCTCATCTTCATTG TGAAGTATGACCTGAATGATGTTAAGAAACAGCCGAGACTTAACACAATGAATGACGCAGCAACTGTGTTTGTGTTCTTTACCGTTCTTATCAACATCTTCGTCACAGCATTGGGATTTGAGACTGGAGG GGGCAGTGTAATATTTGAAACTGCACTCGCTCAGACCAGATCTTTAAACTTCACTGATGATTAA